One stretch of Pomacea canaliculata isolate SZHN2017 linkage group LG1, ASM307304v1, whole genome shotgun sequence DNA includes these proteins:
- the LOC112571003 gene encoding voltage-dependent calcium channel gamma-7 subunit-like — MWNPTGFEPHRAGGVAASEEEEAAATPPRPGRRRREDARESQMVAPSGCSLYTLTGLSLLFGAVTVVTLALAVATDCWLFMSEPYQLTAQEMRELNITEPIQTDIVVHVRTGLWRVCTTNLMNGTFPDQCIAIDYQQKGSGRLEGAPTCMTIVGSIRVSSPLMVTGLVLTLTAVVMSIVGSVRHSGKTVIAAILYVLTGLCIAVGIILYISAINDEVGYRTQTKGKSRDFQYYYGWSFFLAAGDFVLAEVAAVLNVTLYLRHNSRVSDMVRIIPGLEDKLQTSSFRLEADALDTRGRGDVW; from the exons ATGTGGAATCCTACAg GTTTTGAGCCGCACCGCGCGGGGGGAGTGGCAGCATCAGAGGAGGAGGAAGCGGCAGCGACACCTCCCCGCCCCGGCCGCAGACGACGAGAGGATGCGAGAGAGTCGCAGATGGTGGCGCCCTCAGGCTGCTCCCTGTACACACTCACCGGCCTGTCGCTGCTGTTCGGCGCCGTTACCGTGGTGACCCTGGCTCTGGCCGTGGCCACCGACTGCTGGCTCTTCATGTCCGAGCCCTACCAGCTAACAGCCCAGGAGATGCGCGAGCTCAACATCACCGAGCCCATCCAGACGGACATCGTGGTGCACGTGCGGACGGGGCTGTGGCGCGTGTGCACCACCAACCTTATGAACG GGACGTTCCCGGACCAGTGTATCGCCATCGACTACCAGCAGAAGGGATCTGGGAGGCTGGAGGGCGCGCCCACGTGCATGACAATAGTAG GCTCCATTCGGGTGTCGTCTCCCCTGATGGTGACCGGCCTTGTCCTCACTCTAACAGCAGTGGTCATGAGCATTGTGGGCAGCGTCCGGCACAGCGGCAAGACTGTCATAGCTGCCATTCTCTACGTACTCACTG GTCTCTGCATCGCCGTTGGCATCATTCTCTACATTTCTGCCATCAACGATGAGGTCGGGTACCGCACGCAGACCAAgggcaagtcacgtgacttccagTACTACTACGGTTGGTCCTTCTTTCTGGCGGCCGGCGACTTCGTGCTGGCGGAGGTGGCAGCCGTGCTGAACGTCACCCTGTACCTACGTCACAACTCGCGGGTCAGTGACATGGTGCGCATCATCCCGGGGCTGGAGGACAAACTTCAGACCAGCAGCTTCAGGCTGGAGGCCGATGCCCTGGACACCAGGGGTAGGGGAGACGTCTGGTGA